Proteins from one candidate division WOR-3 bacterium genomic window:
- a CDS encoding pitrilysin family protein, whose protein sequence is MIRKEVVNGLRIIQEDFPFLPSAALGIIFNFGSRDEDKENNGMTHFIEHTLFKGTKKKSAREISLAAESLGAHLDGFTAREATGLYARFLKEKTEEVLELLSEVAFSPVFPEEEIEKEKRVILQEIREAEEDPEDKVFSILFETLFPDHPLGRPITGISETVKKFSREKILSYFGSNYRKERIILVLVGDKTFCQKEWEIGNGDSKADISFRKREKPSFPERRVRVERRKELESVHVVVAQPVLIHPQQRYALSVLNTAFGGALSSPLFQRLREEEGLVYQISSFIDFYSDCVLFGIYFVTNQKDLPQALKITSEVRERYYRDGFSPKEMAVALNLTKSSIILSQESPLHRLFALMRSELLFGETLTLGEILNNYEKVELAEVNFLVKEVLTPPLVIAAVGNIREKELEPFLEK, encoded by the coding sequence ATGATTCGGAAAGAGGTGGTTAATGGGCTGAGGATAATTCAGGAGGATTTCCCATTCCTTCCCTCTGCGGCTTTGGGGATTATCTTCAATTTTGGTTCACGGGACGAAGATAAAGAAAACAACGGGATGACCCACTTTATTGAACATACCCTCTTTAAGGGAACGAAAAAAAAGTCGGCTCGGGAGATTTCCTTAGCTGCTGAGTCCTTAGGCGCCCATCTTGATGGTTTCACCGCCCGGGAGGCGACCGGTCTTTATGCCCGGTTCTTGAAAGAAAAGACAGAAGAGGTCTTAGAACTCTTATCGGAAGTTGCCTTTTCTCCGGTCTTCCCCGAAGAGGAGATTGAAAAAGAAAAGAGGGTTATCCTCCAGGAGATAAGGGAGGCAGAAGAAGATCCCGAGGATAAGGTATTCTCCATCCTCTTTGAAACTCTCTTTCCCGATCACCCTCTGGGGCGTCCCATTACGGGTATTTCGGAAACGGTTAAAAAATTTTCTCGGGAGAAGATTCTTTCTTATTTTGGGAGTAATTACCGAAAAGAGAGGATCATTTTAGTATTGGTAGGCGATAAGACCTTTTGCCAAAAAGAATGGGAAATTGGCAATGGCGATAGCAAAGCAGATATCTCTTTCCGAAAAAGGGAGAAGCCGAGTTTTCCGGAAAGAAGGGTGCGGGTTGAGAGGCGAAAGGAGTTGGAAAGTGTCCATGTGGTGGTTGCCCAACCGGTTCTCATTCACCCCCAGCAGCGCTATGCCCTTTCGGTCTTAAATACCGCTTTTGGCGGTGCCCTCTCTTCTCCCCTCTTTCAACGCTTGCGGGAGGAGGAAGGTTTGGTTTACCAAATCTCTTCCTTTATTGATTTTTATTCCGATTGTGTCCTTTTTGGTATCTATTTTGTCACCAACCAGAAGGATCTACCCCAGGCATTAAAAATTACGAGCGAGGTGAGAGAAAGATATTACCGAGATGGTTTCTCGCCTAAGGAAATGGCGGTGGCTCTTAATTTAACAAAAAGTTCTATTATCCTCTCCCAGGAGAGTCCCCTCCACCGACTTTTTGCCCTGATGCGCAGCGAGTTGCTCTTTGGGGAGACTCTAACCTTGGGGGAGATTCTTAACAATTACGAGAAGGTAGAATTGGCGGAAGTAAATTTTTTAGTCAAGGAGGTTCTCACTCCGCCCTTAGTGATTGCCGCGGTGGGCAATATCAGAGAGAAGGAGTTAGAGCCTTTTTTAGAAAAATGA